Proteins encoded together in one Cellulomonas gilvus ATCC 13127 window:
- the murD gene encoding UDP-N-acetylmuramoyl-L-alanine--D-glutamate ligase translates to MATSGSTVSADLEGARVVVAGLGVSGRAAAEVLASRGARVVPVDDASDEAVPTSEYLAGDGLDRVDLVVASPGLPPHHALLAAAAARGLPVWSEVELAWRVRVPGPSGAPAPWLALTGTNGKTTTVGMLESILTAAGRSALAVGNVGAPIVHAATDPTLDVLAVELSSFQLHFTHTMAAQASAVLNVAPDHLDWHGSLEAYAADKARVYERTELACVYNLADPRTEQMVRDADVADGAVAVGFTTGTPLVGQVGLVEDVLVDRGFARLRHTHAAELGTLDDLRGLAGPDGTVPRHVVADALAAAALALAHGVEPVAVRDGLRAYTPGRHRIETVAVADGISWVDDSKATNAHAAAASLGAFAPGSVVWVAGGLAKGARFDELVQARRDRLRGVVLVGVDRAPLRDALARHAPDVPAVEIVPGETEDVMTSAVAAARALAQAPGGALGGAPGAVPGAVPGGPVTVLLAPACASMDQFASYAARGDAFAAAVRAVTGGAGGPA, encoded by the coding sequence GTGGCGACGTCCGGCTCGACCGTCTCGGCCGACCTCGAGGGCGCACGGGTCGTCGTCGCCGGCCTGGGCGTCTCGGGACGCGCGGCCGCCGAGGTGCTCGCGTCCCGCGGCGCGCGTGTCGTCCCCGTCGACGACGCGTCCGACGAGGCGGTCCCGACCTCGGAGTACCTCGCGGGCGACGGCCTGGACCGCGTCGACCTCGTCGTCGCGTCGCCCGGGCTGCCCCCGCACCACGCGCTGCTCGCGGCCGCGGCCGCGCGCGGCCTGCCCGTGTGGAGCGAGGTCGAGCTGGCCTGGCGGGTGCGGGTGCCCGGCCCGTCGGGTGCACCGGCGCCCTGGCTCGCCCTGACCGGGACCAACGGCAAGACCACCACCGTGGGCATGCTCGAGTCGATCCTCACGGCGGCGGGCCGCAGCGCGCTCGCGGTGGGCAACGTCGGCGCACCGATCGTGCACGCCGCGACGGACCCCACGCTGGACGTCCTCGCGGTCGAGCTGTCGAGCTTCCAGCTGCACTTCACGCACACCATGGCCGCGCAGGCGTCGGCCGTGCTCAACGTCGCCCCGGACCACCTCGACTGGCACGGCTCGCTCGAGGCGTACGCGGCCGACAAGGCCCGCGTCTACGAGCGCACCGAGCTCGCGTGCGTCTACAACCTGGCGGACCCGCGCACCGAGCAGATGGTGCGCGATGCCGACGTGGCCGACGGTGCGGTCGCGGTCGGCTTCACCACGGGCACGCCGCTGGTCGGACAGGTCGGCCTGGTCGAGGACGTGCTCGTGGACCGTGGCTTCGCCCGCCTGCGGCACACGCACGCCGCCGAGCTCGGCACGCTCGACGACCTGCGCGGGCTCGCGGGACCCGACGGCACGGTGCCGCGCCACGTGGTCGCGGACGCGCTCGCCGCGGCCGCGCTCGCGCTCGCGCACGGCGTCGAGCCGGTCGCGGTGCGGGACGGGCTGCGCGCGTACACGCCCGGCCGGCACCGGATCGAGACCGTCGCGGTGGCCGACGGCATCAGCTGGGTCGACGACTCCAAGGCGACCAACGCGCATGCGGCGGCCGCGTCGTTGGGTGCGTTCGCGCCCGGCTCGGTGGTCTGGGTGGCCGGTGGGCTCGCCAAGGGCGCGCGGTTCGACGAGCTCGTCCAGGCACGCCGGGACCGGCTGCGCGGCGTGGTGCTCGTCGGCGTGGACCGCGCACCCCTGCGGGACGCGCTCGCCCGACACGCGCCGGATGTCCCGGCCGTGGAGATCGTCCCCGGTGAGACTGAGGACGTGATGACGTCGGCGGTGGCTGCAGCGCGTGCGCTCGCGCAGGCGCCGGGCGGTGCGCTCGGCGGCGCGCCGGGTGCCGTGCCGGGCGCCGTGCCGGGCGGACCCGTCACGGTGCTGCTCGCGCCCGCGTGCGCGTCGATGGACCAGTTCGCCTCCTACGCCGCGCGTGGTGACGCGTTCGCGGCGGCCGTGCGCGCGGTGACGGGCGGCGCCGGCGGCCCCGCGTGA